In Natrinema amylolyticum, the following are encoded in one genomic region:
- a CDS encoding TrmB family transcriptional regulator yields MDDDELAELLERFGLSEKETDTYLAILEHGESKASTIADAADVSKRYVYSISEELEDRGFVEVDDHAVPTVIRPVRPETVIDRLTDSVSEIEPELQSRYTTTERSDEQFEVIKSRQTVLKRIESLLAGAETEVTLSLPAEVLPRIRSTLEATVDRGVLVLLLLGATEGDQDIASLAGTASTVRTWDALVPTMLTVDGRHGLLAPSQILTTSASDTRAISISQEQLAPVLAGSFLANYWPTAEERYVTTPNELPCTYEGFRSAVFQIALHRATDTRIEASVTGSPVGDRDLPSSLSGEVVDVRQSLVRPVTSTLPIENAFELEVDGERYTVGGTGAFLEDYEAESVTIRALEE; encoded by the coding sequence ATGGACGACGACGAGCTCGCCGAGTTGCTCGAGCGATTCGGCCTCTCGGAGAAGGAGACCGACACCTATCTCGCGATTCTCGAACACGGGGAGTCGAAAGCGAGCACTATCGCCGACGCAGCCGACGTGTCCAAACGCTACGTCTACAGCATCAGCGAGGAACTCGAGGACCGCGGGTTCGTCGAGGTCGACGATCACGCGGTGCCGACGGTGATCCGGCCCGTCCGGCCCGAAACGGTCATCGATCGGCTCACGGACAGCGTTTCTGAGATCGAACCGGAGCTGCAATCGCGGTACACGACGACGGAGCGCTCCGACGAGCAGTTCGAGGTGATCAAGTCCCGGCAGACGGTACTCAAGCGGATCGAGAGCTTGCTGGCCGGCGCGGAAACGGAAGTGACGCTCTCCCTGCCCGCCGAGGTCCTCCCGCGAATCCGGTCGACGCTCGAGGCGACGGTCGACCGCGGCGTGCTCGTCCTCCTCCTGCTGGGTGCGACCGAGGGCGACCAAGACATCGCGTCGCTGGCCGGGACGGCCAGTACGGTCCGCACCTGGGACGCGCTCGTGCCGACGATGCTGACCGTCGACGGGCGGCACGGGCTGCTCGCACCGAGCCAGATACTGACGACGTCCGCGAGCGACACGCGGGCGATCTCCATCTCGCAGGAGCAACTCGCCCCCGTCCTCGCCGGCTCGTTCCTGGCGAACTACTGGCCGACCGCGGAAGAGCGCTACGTCACCACCCCGAACGAACTCCCCTGTACCTACGAGGGGTTCCGGAGCGCCGTCTTCCAGATCGCGCTCCACCGCGCGACGGACACGCGGATCGAGGCCTCGGTCACCGGCTCGCCGGTCGGCGACCGGGACCTCCCGTCCTCGCTCTCCGGCGAGGTCGTCGACGTCCGACAGAGCCTCGTCCGCCCGGTCACCTCGACGCTGCCGATCGAGAACGCGTTCGAACTCGAGGTCGACGGCGAGCGGTACACCGTCGGCGGCACCGGCGCGTTCCTCGAGGACTACGAGGCCGAGTCGGTCACCATCCGCGCGCTCGAGGAGTGA
- a CDS encoding bifunctional 4-hydroxy-2-oxoglutarate aldolase/2-dehydro-3-deoxy-phosphogluconate aldolase: MTGKRAVRERIVDSGVIAVLRGIDEKQIVPVARAIHDAGVDALEITADGTRAAEQIAAVDRELADTDAVVGAGTVLDAPTAQSVIDAGASFVVSPHTDADVVRTCNRHGVLVAPGVMTPTEAVTAMEAGADLLKMFPASTVGPGHIGALAGPLGDVDIVPTGGVSRDNVADFFDAGAVAVGAGGAIVDDAAVADGDMDRVRETAASFVDAVAAARSE; the protein is encoded by the coding sequence ATGACCGGAAAGCGAGCGGTTAGGGAACGGATCGTCGACAGCGGCGTCATCGCGGTGCTCCGCGGTATCGACGAGAAGCAGATCGTTCCGGTCGCCCGCGCGATCCACGACGCCGGGGTCGACGCGCTCGAGATCACGGCGGACGGGACCCGCGCGGCCGAGCAGATCGCGGCCGTCGACCGGGAGCTCGCGGATACCGACGCGGTCGTCGGCGCGGGGACCGTCCTCGACGCGCCGACAGCGCAGTCCGTGATCGACGCGGGCGCGTCGTTCGTCGTCTCGCCACATACCGACGCGGACGTGGTGCGGACGTGCAACCGACACGGCGTCCTCGTCGCACCCGGCGTCATGACGCCCACGGAGGCCGTGACGGCGATGGAGGCCGGCGCGGATCTCCTCAAGATGTTCCCCGCGTCGACGGTCGGGCCGGGCCACATCGGCGCGCTCGCGGGACCGCTGGGCGACGTCGACATCGTCCCGACGGGCGGCGTCTCGCGGGACAACGTCGCGGACTTCTTCGACGCCGGCGCGGTGGCCGTCGGTGCCGGCGGTGCCATCGTGGACGACGCGGCCGTCGCCGACGGCGACATGGATCGCGTTCGAGAGACCGCCGCGTCGTTCGTCGACGCGGTCGCGGCGGCGCGAAGCGAGTAA
- a CDS encoding S1C family serine protease, with translation MPLVEVETGVTPDPDQCTRRRLLGAVGATGAAAAIGLGGSGAGVAQNETADSNATAQEGGGSDVDSPYTETYRNTIDSVVLVTVSGTGGAPGGGGGGGLGTGFVIDDQHIVTNNHVVQNASEGGIEIQFNNQEWRTASIVGTDAYSDLAVLRVDDMPDVAAGLSLSESEPVIGQEVLAIGNPLGFDASVSQGIVSGIDRSLPSPTGFSIPAAIQTDAPINPGNSGGPLVGLEGEVLGVVFAGASQTIGFAISARLANRVVPALIEDGTYEHPYMGVGVQPVGPEIAEAIGLEEATGVLVMEVVPDSPADGVLEAGSTTRPGSGDVIVAIDGEEIPNQDQLSAYLALETSPGDMIELEIVRDGERQTVELTLAERPAFERPETTVPSGPSERPPATDS, from the coding sequence ATGCCCCTCGTCGAGGTGGAGACGGGCGTGACTCCAGATCCAGATCAGTGTACTCGCAGACGGCTACTCGGCGCGGTCGGAGCGACCGGGGCCGCGGCGGCGATCGGCCTCGGAGGCTCCGGAGCCGGCGTCGCACAGAACGAAACCGCCGACTCGAACGCGACGGCTCAGGAGGGCGGCGGGAGCGACGTCGACAGCCCGTACACGGAGACGTATCGCAACACCATCGATTCCGTCGTCCTCGTCACCGTCTCCGGGACGGGCGGTGCTCCGGGTGGCGGCGGTGGCGGCGGGCTCGGCACCGGATTCGTCATCGATGACCAGCACATCGTGACCAATAACCACGTCGTCCAGAACGCGAGCGAGGGCGGGATCGAGATCCAGTTCAACAATCAGGAGTGGCGGACCGCATCGATCGTCGGGACCGACGCCTACAGCGATCTCGCCGTCCTGCGCGTCGACGACATGCCCGACGTCGCCGCCGGACTCTCGCTCTCGGAGTCCGAGCCCGTGATCGGGCAGGAGGTGCTCGCGATCGGCAATCCCCTCGGATTCGACGCGTCGGTCTCTCAGGGGATCGTCAGCGGGATCGACCGCTCGCTCCCCAGCCCCACCGGCTTCTCGATTCCGGCCGCGATCCAGACCGACGCACCGATCAATCCCGGTAACAGCGGCGGTCCGCTGGTGGGCCTCGAGGGAGAGGTGCTCGGCGTGGTCTTCGCCGGGGCCAGCCAGACCATCGGCTTCGCGATCTCCGCGCGCCTCGCGAACCGGGTCGTCCCCGCGCTCATCGAGGACGGGACGTACGAGCACCCCTACATGGGCGTCGGGGTTCAACCGGTCGGGCCGGAGATCGCCGAAGCGATCGGCCTCGAGGAGGCCACCGGCGTGTTAGTCATGGAGGTCGTTCCGGACTCGCCCGCGGACGGCGTCCTCGAGGCAGGCAGTACCACGCGGCCGGGCAGCGGTGACGTGATCGTCGCCATCGACGGCGAGGAGATCCCGAATCAGGATCAGCTCTCCGCGTATCTCGCCCTCGAGACCTCGCCCGGCGACATGATCGAACTCGAGATCGTCCGCGACGGCGAACGGCAGACAGTGGAACTGACGCTCGCGGAGCGGCCGGCCTTCGAACGACCGGAGACGACGGTGCCGAGCGGCCCGAGCGAACGACCGCCGGCGACGGACTCCTAA
- a CDS encoding glycoside hydrolase family 15 protein, with product MELHGALNDFKRSQGDPRRFPGERRSTTGLFSGLDERLVHVAPDGSIRDYSYPLSGLAGIERSRFGLERDGDVHWFDADGDQRYVDDTAVVETTHAVGDATCVQYDLTIGRLHLTHFALEGEDGAAADVTLRACIGFAPDGRAGRVGQLWHGDAVEVHHDTEHDFLAASTELSATGQVPERFAELLAAEPVDFPRSPTDDRYEEARLSPIAMTELELTGSSPSATIATLLADGDRTDALERVRTAAADYADGGAVLEAGRGQARDRLPDPDGIEGGLADLRALALLRAPTGARMAGPEFDPFYRYSGGYGYTWFRDDAEIAGFLLEADRRLALGLEEWHAKSARFYVDTQLADGTWPHRVWPHNGALAPGWAHGRVEDGDSEEYQADQTASVASFLATYLRRVDADDEAVREALVAALDGLDDSLDADGLPGRVQNAWENMTGRFAHTTATFLEAYAAIARAPVDESLAARARERAATVYEALDDLWVPERGVYAMRVDDGDVDDRLDGSTLALVGAHRAYDALEGVDDERLDRLVSHVETTLDGLSRNPDGPVEGLARFEGDPWRVREQDVPKIWTVTTAWGAHAAVELGDLLAANGRGEAEAFHERGRTLLALVGPGGALRRAGGYLPEQVFDDGTPDSATPLGWPHAIRLATASSLAESASPALADAEDRAPLQD from the coding sequence ATGGAACTACACGGTGCCCTCAACGATTTCAAGCGGTCGCAGGGGGATCCACGGCGGTTTCCCGGCGAGCGCAGGTCGACGACGGGGCTCTTCTCCGGACTCGACGAACGGCTCGTTCACGTCGCTCCCGACGGATCGATCAGGGACTACTCCTACCCGCTCTCCGGACTCGCCGGCATCGAACGCTCCCGATTCGGGCTCGAGCGGGACGGCGACGTCCACTGGTTCGACGCCGACGGCGACCAGCGCTACGTCGACGACACTGCGGTCGTCGAGACGACGCACGCGGTCGGCGATGCGACCTGCGTGCAGTACGACCTCACGATCGGACGGCTCCACCTGACGCACTTCGCACTCGAGGGGGAGGACGGAGCCGCCGCCGACGTCACTCTCCGCGCGTGCATCGGATTCGCACCGGACGGGCGAGCGGGACGCGTCGGACAGCTCTGGCACGGAGACGCCGTCGAGGTACACCACGACACCGAACACGACTTCCTCGCGGCCTCGACGGAGCTGTCCGCGACGGGGCAGGTCCCAGAGCGGTTCGCGGAGCTACTCGCGGCCGAGCCAGTCGACTTTCCGCGATCACCGACCGACGATCGCTACGAGGAGGCGCGCCTCAGCCCGATCGCGATGACCGAACTCGAACTCACCGGCTCGTCCCCGAGCGCGACCATCGCGACGCTGCTCGCCGACGGCGACCGCACCGATGCGCTCGAGCGCGTTCGGACCGCCGCGGCCGACTACGCCGACGGCGGGGCGGTGCTCGAGGCGGGCCGCGGCCAAGCTCGCGACCGGCTCCCCGATCCAGATGGCATCGAGGGCGGCCTCGCGGACCTCCGTGCGCTCGCGCTGTTGCGTGCGCCGACCGGTGCGCGGATGGCCGGCCCCGAGTTCGATCCGTTCTACCGGTACTCCGGCGGCTACGGCTATACCTGGTTCCGCGACGACGCCGAAATCGCCGGGTTCCTGCTCGAGGCCGATCGCCGGCTGGCCCTCGGACTCGAGGAGTGGCACGCGAAGAGCGCCCGCTTCTACGTCGACACGCAGCTCGCCGACGGTACCTGGCCCCATCGGGTGTGGCCGCACAACGGGGCGCTCGCCCCGGGCTGGGCGCACGGCCGCGTCGAAGACGGCGACTCCGAGGAGTACCAGGCCGACCAGACGGCGAGCGTCGCGTCGTTTCTCGCGACGTACCTCCGTCGCGTCGATGCCGACGACGAAGCGGTGCGGGAGGCGCTCGTGGCCGCCCTCGACGGGTTAGACGACTCCCTCGATGCCGACGGTCTCCCCGGACGCGTCCAGAACGCCTGGGAGAACATGACCGGGCGGTTCGCGCACACGACGGCGACGTTCCTCGAGGCCTACGCGGCGATCGCTCGAGCCCCGGTCGACGAGTCGCTCGCGGCTCGCGCCCGAGAACGGGCGGCGACCGTCTACGAGGCCCTCGACGATCTCTGGGTGCCCGAGCGCGGCGTCTACGCGATGCGCGTCGACGACGGTGACGTCGACGACCGACTCGACGGGAGCACGCTCGCGCTGGTCGGGGCCCACCGGGCGTACGATGCGCTCGAGGGTGTCGACGATGAGCGACTCGACCGTCTCGTCTCCCACGTCGAGACGACGCTGGACGGCCTCTCTCGGAACCCGGACGGACCAGTCGAGGGGCTCGCTCGCTTCGAGGGCGACCCCTGGCGAGTCCGCGAGCAGGACGTCCCAAAGATCTGGACCGTGACGACGGCCTGGGGGGCACACGCCGCCGTCGAACTCGGCGACCTCCTCGCGGCGAACGGCCGCGGGGAGGCAGAGGCGTTCCACGAGCGCGGTCGCACCCTGCTGGCGCTCGTCGGGCCGGGCGGCGCGCTCCGCCGGGCCGGCGGCTATCTCCCCGAACAGGTGTTCGACGACGGCACGCCGGACAGCGCGACGCCGC